Within Sorghum bicolor cultivar BTx623 chromosome 2, Sorghum_bicolor_NCBIv3, whole genome shotgun sequence, the genomic segment ACTCCGTCACCATCTCCCGCGAGAAGACCAAGGTCACCGTCACCTCTGACGGGCCCTTCTCCAAGAGGTATACCACCCTGAACTGCTTCACTGTGCTTGCGTATTGTTACTGTCTACCCCTAAAGGTCGTCAATATACTTGTGTAGATCTGTGTAGGTTCATGATATTGCTAGGTTGTAGAAACTTGGGTTGGCCTATTTTCCAATTCATTGATTTTCGTGGTGAGTAGTAATTTCGCATATTACTAATTAGCAGTAAGCTTCTGTACATATAGTTCTGTCAATCAATGCGGACGCCCAAAGGTTTGGTGTAGCAGCATATCTTAATCCTGTGTGATTGCAAATGGAAATGGTTGTTCTTTTGCTAAGTTCAGCATATATTTGTGGTTCTTTTATACACTTGTTGATTGAAAACTGCTATTCAAATTTTTTGGGTTACTCCCTCATTCTAAAAAAGAGTGCAATTCTCACTTCCTAAGAAGTCAATCAATTTCAAGTTGGGCGAAGTTTATAAAAATGACATCAATTTTTATGTCTCCAAATAGGTTTTGTATGAAAATACATTCCATAATCCATCTGTCAATACTTATTTGGTTTCATAGATGTTAATGTATTTTTatagatttggtcaaacttgaaattgaTTCACTTCTTGTGAAGTGACAGTTGCACTCTTTTGGGACTGAGGGATTAGCAGATGTTTGATACCATTATATGACAATTGACACCATTATTTAGCTAGAATGATCGAGACATTATGGTTAGCAAATGTATGAACTTGTATCTTTTTCTGTTACACCCTTTGACTGAAGCATACACATGATGGAACAATAAAAAGTTAATTGCTCTTTATTCTCATACTTAATTTGCTCAGTTTAATCTGATTGTATCATTATCTGTTGTCACCAGGTACCTGAAGTACTTGACCAAGAAGTACTTGAAGAAGCACAACGTACGGGATTGGCTACGCGTGATTGCAGCCAACAAGGACCACAGTGTCTATGAGCTCCGGTACTTCAACATCGCCGAGAATGAGGGCGAGGAGGAAGATTAGAGTGCATCACACTTATATCTTAGTTTTGAACTCATTGAATTTTGATACTTGTACCCGTAGTTCTGCAACTGTCCTTATGTTATGCGGTGGTGAATTTTGGATGGTTAATTTGAAGAATCCTTACATTTGGCTGCCTCAACATCAGAGTGCCCTAGTCTCTGTACAAGTTATGTGTGAACAGCGAAATGTAATGTGCAGGATTTCTTGCATTTCTTAATATTTTTATACTCTGGTTGGTGCCAAAGGTTATTTTCATTGCTGCTGGTTTGAAACTTTTGACAGTACATGAATTCTAAAGGCCCTTATATCTGTAGGCCCATATAGCCTCTCCACCTGCGGAGTGATTGTCTTTAGAGACTCCTAAGGTTAGTAACATGGTGTCAAAGCCATGGATTATAGTTATGATTAGACTAGTCTGATTCACCCATGATCCCCCCGCTTTTCTCCTGGGATCCTTTGCTTCGTGTGTCCATGCTGAGCAAGCAGGCTAATCTTAATGGGGTTTCAATAGAGAAGTTTTATGTACATTAAATATGCAGGATGTGACActgtattaatgaagagagatgatGATAAGGCTAGTCtcgatgcatgtttcatgagagtgtcatgtatATTAAATAGAGTGCcatataagcaaaattgctgacttggcagagtcattaaataAAGGAGTTTTATCAGATAAGAGAGGAGttttatccccatgaaactcatatgaCTCGGTTATAGTCTTgataactgtgccatgaaactatgcattgagacaggtcatgaaactatgcattgagactgaccttaagAGTTTTAtgagagtagagagagtttcataggGATGAAATTCTTTTATACAATTTCTAAAATATGGATATCATGATGGCTAAGACTATACGTGTGGACTGTGGTTCTTGCTTTGAAGGCTCCTTTGCTCTAGAGATCTAAGGATTGTTGTGTAAAAACGAAGCAAACACATCTATAAGATTCTGAATGGAGCAACTCTACTTAAGCATATCTCAACAAGGTGGTTGATCCACGGACGGTTTTATCAAATTGATTCTGTATAACCTGAAGACACAAAGTACATGCTATTGTAAATTGTACTAGTAATTTTATCGTACATATTAGAAGGTATGCGATTTGCGCTCAAAAGTCAGTTGTGTGAATATGAATATAGTCATGTAAATTACTGCTGTTGCGTGATTGATAGATATTATAATGTTATTGTTAATACCACTTCAAAATTAATAGCATCCAAGTACATACAAAACTTGATGCAACACAGATGCTCTAGCCTCTAGGATGCATACGTTAAAAGTACTATCTCCATACCCATAAAGTAAGTCGTTTTGAACAAAGTTTAAGTCAAACATTGAAAATATAAAccataaataacttttaagatgttgaatttgaaaatgtaaaaaccctatgaatagatttgttttgaaaaatactttcataaaagtatacatataccactttttgataaatatttttataaaaacaaaaagtcaaagttaggctttggagaccgtgtcgttgtcctaaacgacttttcTTTATGGATATAGAGGGAGTAAGTTATATCTGTGAAGCATTTGCCGTGTACCTGTGAAGCGAATTATGAGAATTAACACAGAATTAATGCTTTACATACCATGATACTATTGGTGGCACAGAGAGCTTGGTCCTTCTGCCTTCGCTTCCGATGCGCAGAATTTTATTTTACATGCTTGCCATTGTAGTGTAAATGAATCCAATAGTCATAGGTGCACCTTGGTGCAACAACCCTCTGTATTGTGTTTTAAGCTGGATGCAGTAAGCCTATCTATAATCCGTAGTCTCATATTTTGACTACCAAGGGTCCAAGGCCTAAGCATCATCACCAGGTACCAATCAAATCCATAGTAGTTTGATGGCCTAGAGAATTTGATGGCCTGCAAAATCTTTTACACGGCTCTTCAAGGTGAAAAAACAAGATCTCCATCCAAGTAATACTCGTAACTCTtaggaaaacaaaataaaaggaGTCACCTGAAGTCTGCAGAGGCTAACCCtaagagggtgtttggtttACTCCTAAACTTTACcgcccgtcatatcgaatgtttggacacatgcataaagtactaaatatagactatctaTGAAcctaaaaacacaactagagagtaatttgcgagacgaatcttttacgcctaattagtctatgattggacaataatttttaaataagacgaaaatgctatagtaattGTCAGACTTTACCAACCTCAACCAAATACTTGAGGGTTCTATTCTACATCAACCAAATATTTATTTCTTATTAAAGATATGAACTTATAAATGAGTAGAGATACGACGACCTAACATTCTAGACAGTGGTTCCACTACCATAAGAGGTTGCTTATCTGGATGGACATCCTCCCAAGATGTAGCACCATTTTTGGTTGTTGTTTCACCTGTTGAGCATACCAGATAATCGTCCTGTAATCCTGTTCTTTGTCTGGCTCAGAGGGTGGTTCCTCGGTAGTCATTTTTGTTGAGTAGCCAATCTCCCTTATAATCTCAGCTTTGTTATTTTTCTCACTAACTTCGTCCAATTGCTTGCTTGAGAGAGGCTCCTCTATCATCTGTATAGCTTTGATTGAGCCACATTGATTTTTTTGAAGCACGAGCCAGATAAAAATTGCGGAAATGATTGCTCCCTTCTTGGCCGAACCCTCTGTGTGCCAAGAATCCTCCCAGTCACATCAACATGGGCTTaggccttggccttgtttagttccaaaatattttgcaaaatcgacactgtagcttttttatttgtatttgacaaatattgtccaatcatagactaactaggctcaaaagattcgtctcgtcaatttcgaccaaactgtgcaattagtttttatttttgtctatatttaatacttcatgcatgtgtctaaagattcgatgtgacggagaatctaaaaaattttgcaaatttttttgggaactaaacaaggccaaggtttagatacacccaaaaacctaaaactttaaagattctctgtcacatcaaatcttgtggtacatgcatgaagtattaaatatagataaaaagaataactaattgcacagtttacctgtaaattacgagacgaatcttttaatcctagttacttcataattagacaatgtttgtcaaataaaaacgaaaatgctatagtgtcaaaatcttgtttagatacacccaaaaacccaaaactttacaagattccccatcacatcgaatcttgaggcacatgcatggaacattaaatatagataaaaaaagataactaattgcacagtttatctgtaaatcacgagacgaatctccatgattgaataatgtttgtcaaataaaaacgaaagtgctacagtgtcaaaatctaaaaagtttttagatctaacaaggccttagtgttcTCTTCACATCAACTGGTAGCGCAGCTTCTTCTATCCTTGCTTGCAGACAGTGCCTAGTACTCCAAGCTATATAGGTTGCAGACGACACTTGGAGCAACCTGGAGAAAACATGTCATCCAAACTATTTGGGTGTTCCAATGTTCTAGGCTCTTAACAACCACATTAAAGTACTGTTCAAAGTTCTTGATTCGGCAAAATGGgacactataaactaggtaaaaaTTACGCGATCCTCGAAACAAATTGATGAAAATGACCAACGATGGATCATCTAACTGTATATAGAGAATAAAGttcaataaaaaaaatagaggagaatgtttttttttccaaatttcATTACTCATGAGTAACGAAATTACAATAGTTCAACAAACAAAAACAGAAAAGCGACCAAGCTAAAAGGTGCCCAATTGTACAACACAGAGGGTTCGGCCAACCGGGAAAAAGGTAACGTCAATATGTGCAACTGTGTTAAACTGTTGTCCATTGACAGAACTACTGTGCCAAAACGCAAAAGCAAACCACTTCACAAGCAAAATTACATGCCCAAAGAGGCAACCACAGCACGCAGGCTGTTCCCAAAACTTCCAGCTAAGACGTTAAGTTATAAAGATAGAGAGTAAAATGCACCCAGGTTCCTTTCTCTGATTCTCATCTATGTCCACAAACTCTCAGAGTGAGGATTTAGGTCCTTAAAGTTTAAATTGGTTCACTCTAGGTCCAATTATGGACCTGGATTCTCAACTGGAGTGAATCACTCAAAAAAAGTTTAAGAACCTAGACCGTCAATTGAGAGTTTGTGGAGCTAGGTAGGCGAGAATCCTAGAAAAGTTTAAAGACCCTGGGTGAACTTTACTCAAACATAAATGTATTGAAAATCGATGGAAATATGACATGAATGGAACATATTTTGTTGTTTTCATTGTGAATGCTTATGTAAACTCCTGCCTCGCAAACTACAGCTTATTCAAAAACAAAGTGGCCTTCCCCTCTGAAGCAAATGGAACATAACATGGCCTGGAAAAATGTGTTGCTATGCTATTGCTTTTTGTACTTATTAGATCATCAGAAACCTTGCATCAATAGTTCAATACAAGATATATACAATAGACATAACATTAAATCTGACGACCAGAAAGAGAAACTGGGCAGTATTTAAGGAACCCTGTTTCTGGAAATGTTAACTCCAGATGGCGAAAATATTTCATGAGCAGAAAGAGTTTCAGTTAGCTGATATATTTCAGGAAGGATAGAAGGAACACCTGTCTACAATAGCCCAAAAACCTTTTTTGCCACTGTAGAGAGTGGCTCTCTTACTGAATGTTGGTTATCTGAGTTCTTAAGGCCATCTCCCCAAGTTATATCACCCTTGTCAATTGTTGTCCCCCTTGTTGGATTATCCATCAGACAATTGCCCTGTTCTTTGGTTGCGTTAGTATTATCTAGTGCTTCCTCCACTGTCATTTTTGTTGAGCATTCAACCTCCACGGCTTCAGATTTACTAGCAATATCCGTTAAATAGTCAATCTCTTCCTCAGTCTCAGCAGCGTTATTATCCTCATTAACTTCATGAAAATTTTCAGATGATGGCAGCAAAGGCACCATATCTTCAGTCAAGACGGGAGGCTCCACTCTGTCTTCTGTAGAAATTCGATCCACATCAAACGTTTGATGCTGATTCCCCTCTTGTTCTTCCTTGTCATAGTGATGCAGTTTGCTAAGAATCCTCCACGTAACAGCATCCGGTGCTAGTCCATTTCTTTTCATCTCCTTAACTAACTGATATGCTAACTTATTCGATCCCTGCTTGCAGGCAGCGTCTATGAGTATGTTGTAGCACACTACACTGGGAGCAACCCCACAATCCACCAACTCGTACAAGAAATCACACGCCTGTTCCAGTTTCTTCTGTTTGCAGAGACCTTTGAAGATTGCACTGTAGACATAATCATCATGTATCCCTGATGGCCAGACGACATTGTCCCAGAATTCCTTTGCCTTCTCGAGCAGCCCCGCATCGCAGAGCCCTTTGATCACCACAGTATAAGTCACAGAATCAGCAACTATCTTATTGGCACTCATTTCCTCAAGTACCTGCATTGCTGTATCGACTTGCCCAATACCAAACAATCCCTTGAGGACACAATTGTAAGTAACAACAGTTGGGGAGCACCGACGCCTAGGCATCAAATTGTGCAGCACATCAAGGGCCTCTGCATGATCACCTGCACCCAGGTATCCAGATATGAGTGTGGTGAAGGTGACAACATCAGGAGCACAAAACTTCCCGCTGAGCATGTCGTCCATGATCCTCCTTGCCTCCTGGGTCCTCCCGGACTTGCAGAAGCCATGGATGACAGTGTTCATGGTGATCACATCCGGCTTGCATCCAGCCTGCAGCATGGACACAAGCACGCCAAGCTGCTCGCTCGGGTTGTCCACAACACGCAGTGCCCCAAGAAACACATTATATATCCTTGTCCTGGTCTCCTCACCCAGTGCCCCAAGAAACACATTGTATAGCCTTGTCCTGGTCTCCTCACCCGCATCTCCACTACTGTCCTGGCCACACTGAACGGTGGGCTGCAGCATCAGTTCCAGGACATCCTTGGCCTTGGCGAGCTCATTCTCCCGGCACAGCTCGTCCACGAGCACCTTGTACGTCACCTCCCTCAGGCGGTACCCGAAACTCGTGCCTTCCATCACCAGCTGGTGCGCTCTTAGGCAGGCACCGGGCTTGGGACTGGTGCACAGCCCGTGAACAATGCAGTTGTAGGAGACGTCGCTCGGGCGCATCCCTCTCTTCCTCATGATGTAGACGATCCTGGACGCGCCGTGGTGCTGCCCAGCCCGGCACAACGAGTCGATCATCTGCGAGTAAGCGAAGTCGTCGCCCACGCCGCACCGCCGCTGCGGCATCTCCTCGGCGACTCTGAACACGACGTGGAAGAACCCCTCGGCGCAGAGGCACTGCACGAGGTTGGCGAACGCGGCGTTGGTGACCTCCTGATCCTCCTCCCCGccgccccccagccgatcgccGCCCGCCACGCCGTTAGGCGGCCAGAGGGCGGTGTCAACGAGCCTCATCGCGGCGTCGACGTCGCGGGCGCGGAGGAGCGCCTTGGCGAGGAACGAGCGCGCGAGGGAGGTAGGCACGACCCCGCGGGCGGGCATTTCGTCGAGCAGCCTCCgcgcggcgcgagggtcgggcaCGCGTGCGTACCCGTCGAGGAGCGCGGCGTAGGACACGGCGTCGGGAGCCGCGCCcatgcggaggaggaggcggtgcgcGAGGAGGACGTGCCCCGCGCGGCAGAGGTGCGCGAGCAGGCGGTTGCGGTTGGGGAGCGAGGGCGCGGTGGTGGGGAGCAACTGGAGGAGGCGGAGCGTGAGGAGCGGCGTGTCGGCGCGCAGGAGGCGGCGCAGGATCGCGTCGGCGGCATGCGCGTCGAGGCGGCACGCCGGGGAGAGGAGGAGCAGCGACGCGCGGCGGTGCGCCTCCGCGGAACGGCCGGACGCGCAGAGCGCGTCCACCAGGCGGAGCAGGTGGTCCGGGTCCGGGCCCTGGTGGTGCAGGTGCGGGGACGGCAGCGGAGGGCTCACGGCGGTCATCGCTGACGCCGGGCCAGGGCCGACCTCGGTCTCCGATCAGTGGAGTCCGTCGACGAGGGAGGAAGCGGCGAGCAGTGGGCAGTGGGTGGGTTGGTTGGCGGGCCATCACCATGAGTGAGCAGTCCCAGTTGAGAGGCCGAAAGAACTGGAGGCCCAACTATGGTGCCTCAGCATTGGGCCGAAAGGGACAAGGCAGGGCCCGATGGATTGGAGCGGCCTGGAGTGCTGAGAACCACAGGGGCTGCTGGGCTGGGCGGAGATCAAGGCCCAGGTTGAGCGACCACTGCGCAGGCCCAGGTTGAGCGACCACTACGCATAGGGGTGAATGTGGTATGGTCTGAATCCGAAGAGGATATGGATTGGAATTAATCTAAATGCGATTGTCTACCAATACGGCGTAGGATATGGAATTGGTAAAATCTGATAGACATAGATTATCCATAAATTCTATGTAGATTATATGATAGTCAAAATAGGATATCTTAAAGTTTCACTTCCTAGACTAAAGAATTCaggattttaaaaagtttgttaGTTGAGAACTTTTATTTTGTGATGTGGTTTGTTTGATGCTCTAATTTTAAATTAAGAATTTTTGATAGATGCTATTATTTATTGGCCAATAACTTATTGGTTTTAGTAAAGATATCATGTAAAGTGTAAATTATTAGTGTGAGTGTCACAACATAGAATGCAATGCAAGATTATTATTCTTATTCTCTACTAAATCAAATTCTCTTATATGCACAAGTTACTCGACTATTAAAATCTGTCTCCGATCCGGTTTTCTCTCCATATTCATACCATTTCCGActaccaaaaaaaatatatccaTATCCGCATCTGTATATTATTCGTTCTCCATCGAATTTAACAAAGAAAAATGAATTAGGATATGGACAAAGCAATATCCGCACTGATCCAATCCGTTAACTGCCCTAGAACCAGGAACCAGGAACAGACTTtcctcaaacaaaaaaaagaaccaGGAAAAGACTGATAGGCTGACacacttaaggccttgtttagttcgcaaaaattttcaaaattcctcatcacatcaaatctttagtcgcatgcatggagcattaaatatagacgaaaataaaaactaactgcacagtttacctgtaatttgtgagatgaatcttttgagcctagtcactccgtgattggataatgtttgtcaaataaaaacgaaatgctacagtaccaaaaaaacaaaaaattttgcgaactaaacaaaggtGACGCCGAGTGACAGTGGCGCTTGCGTCTGCCCCGCTAGCAGTGACCACCGTTGTACAGCGGCAAGCTACTGTACATGTCATTCAGGAGCCTGCTGCGTGTGTGTCAGCTCGATCAGCTCGGCGCTCGCTTTCAGCTTTCACAGAATCCGACGCCGGACTGGCATGGAGTAGACCGACAGACTCGACGCTGCCAGAGATCGTTTGCATGGAAATGGAGAGCAGTAGTAAACCCTGTCAGATCATGCATGGTGCCCCCGCGAATCCCGGCCGGTTTCTTCCCTCCATCGTCCCCCGGAAAACACGCATGGCGATCGGTGCACGCATGCAGTGCCTGACTGACGTGCCTCTGCCTTTGCGTGTGCGTTTTGCACTGCATGAATGCTTTTCTTCATGGTGGCAGTGGCAGGCTATGGACGAGGACGAGTAGACGACGGCCTCCACCTCCATGCTCCGCTAGGGCCTCGGCCTCCACGTTGCTTGGGAAACtgaatgaggccttgtttagttgcgaaaagtgaaaagttttcgatactgtagcattttcgtttgtttgtgacaaatattatccaattatggactaactaggatcaaaagattcgtctcgtgatttacagctaaactgtgtaattagtttttattttcgtctatatttaatgtttcatgcatgtgccacaagattcgatgtgacggggaatcttgaaaactttttggttttcagggtgaactaaacaaggcctgaattggACTGTGCGATGGTCTGCTCCGACAGCGGAGCGAGAGGACGACGAATCGGCCATGCTTCTCTTGTTCGTTGTTCCTTTCCATGCATGCTTTGCGAGTTTGCGACGACGACGTACGTTGCCACAGCGGAAACGTTGCGTGCTGCATGGTCTATCATCATTTGTTGCTAGTATGTCAGTAGTCGTCGTGTTGCATCGATTTTTGAGCAAGGAGAAGATAGCTCAACTACCACCAGGCGCAATGCtcttaaaaatttaaaaattttacaaaagcattgtttagttcacccgaaatccaaaaagttttcaagattcctcatcacatcaaatcttgcggtatatgcataaagcattaaatgtagacgacaacaaaaactaattacacagtttgtctgtaaatcgcgagacgaatcttttgatcctagttaatttatgattggacaatatttgtcaaataaaaacgaaagtactacagtagcgaaatctggattttttcggaactaaacaaagccaaagTTTTCAAAGATATCGAATCTTACCGTCGGCATTTGtacgaagtattaaatataaataaaaaaattaattatatattttcgtctataatatatgagacgaatcttttgagtttgtTTAGTCTATGATttaacaataattattaaatacaaataaaaatactacaacagCCAACATCAACAATTTTCGACAATTAAACCAGACCCCAAGTTTCACCAAAATATACTGTACATGCTGTTGAGAGAACGTTCACAGAGCCGTGGCCTGCGGTACATGTTTTCTCCATGAGAGTGTGTTCATAGAACTGTAATGTGTTttactaaggctttgtttagtcctcagaaaattttgcaaaattttttagattctccgtcacatcaaatcttgtggcacatacatggagcattaattatagattaaagaaataattaattgtatagtttatctgtaatttatgagacgaaacttttgagtcttgttagtccatgattagacaatatttgtcaaatataaacgaaagtgctacaatgtctattttgcaaaaaaaaaattaactagttttcaaaaaaaaaatgaaattccatatcacattaaatctttgaacgcatacatgaagtattaaatatagattaaaaaataactaattgcatagtttatacaTAATTTGCGAgaagaattttttgagcctacttagtacatggttggacaataattatcaaatacaaacgaaaatactacagtagtaaaatccaaaaatttccACGTAGCCTAAGAGAAAAATAATTAGGTGACCCAACTAAGAGAGAATGTTTGTAGGGTATAGGTTATATATATTTCAGGAACATGCACGTAATCCTCTCTGGTTATCATATTTAGATTAGtgataaatattaataatagaTATGTATGAGAATGATACCTTTTTAAACCgagttagggcactcacaatgaaagactctatcacaaagtccaagacaattaattacatattatttatagtattttgctgatgtggcagcttatttattgaagaaagaggtagaaaaaataagactccaagtcttatttagactctaagtccacattgttcgaggtaataaataactttagactctatgatagagtctgcattgtgagtgcccttagttcATCTAGAATCCTTTGTAAAATTTTGAATTCTTATATATATTTCAGGAACATGCACGTAATCC encodes:
- the LOC8078542 gene encoding pentatricopeptide repeat-containing protein At3g18020; this translates as MTAVSPPLPSPHLHHQGPDPDHLLRLVDALCASGRSAEAHRRASLLLLSPACRLDAHAADAILRRLLRADTPLLTLRLLQLLPTTAPSLPNRNRLLAHLCRAGHVLLAHRLLLRMGAAPDAVSYAALLDGYARVPDPRAARRLLDEMPARGVVPTSLARSFLAKALLRARDVDAAMRLVDTALWPPNGVAGGDRLGGGGEEDQEVTNAAFANLVQCLCAEGFFHVVFRVAEEMPQRRCGVGDDFAYSQMIDSLCRAGQHHGASRIVYIMRKRGMRPSDVSYNCIVHGLCTSPKPGACLRAHQLVMEGTSFGYRLREVTYKVLVDELCRENELAKAKDVLELMLQPTVQCGQDSSGDAGEETRTRLYNVFLGALGEETRTRIYNVFLGALRVVDNPSEQLGVLVSMLQAGCKPDVITMNTVIHGFCKSGRTQEARRIMDDMLSGKFCAPDVVTFTTLISGYLGAGDHAEALDVLHNLMPRRRCSPTVVTYNCVLKGLFGIGQVDTAMQVLEEMSANKIVADSVTYTVVIKGLCDAGLLEKAKEFWDNVVWPSGIHDDYVYSAIFKGLCKQKKLEQACDFLYELVDCGVAPSVVCYNILIDAACKQGSNKLAYQLVKEMKRNGLAPDAVTWRILSKLHHYDKEEQEGNQHQTFDVDRISTEDRVEPPVLTEDMVPLLPSSENFHEVNEDNNAAETEEEIDYLTDIASKSEAVEVECSTKMTVEEALDNTNATKEQGNCLMDNPTRGTTIDKGDITWGDGLKNSDNQHSVREPLSTVAKKVFGLL
- the LOC8078541 gene encoding 60S ribosomal protein L22-2; protein product: MARGVVAAKGGAAAGKKKGSVAFTIDCTKPVEDKIMEIASLEKFLQERIKVAGGKAGSLGDSVTISREKTKVTVTSDGPFSKRYLKYLTKKYLKKHNVRDWLRVIAANKDHSVYELRYFNIAENEGEEED